The genomic segment CCTAATTCTTTGAGATTAGATCAAATAGGAAAATATTGCTATTTATCAAGTAGTTCCTTGCCGGCTATTCCCGGTTTTGTCATTTCATAGGGGTTGAGAATTATTTCTAACTCTTCTTCAGTCAATATACCCCTTTCTAAAACTATTTCCCTTACAGAACGGCCGGTAGCTAAAGCCTCTTTTGCCACTTGGGAGGCAGTTTCATATCCAACATGGGGATTGATGGCTGTTACTATTCCTATACTTTTTTGTACTAATTCTTGACATCTATCTATATTTGCAGTAATTCCTTTTACACATTTTTCTGTGAATACAGTTACAACATTTCTTAAAATTTCAAGGGACTGCAATAAATTAAAGGTCAACACCGGCTCCATGACATTTAGTTCTAATTGCCCTGCTTCTGAAGCTAAGGAAATTGTATGATCATTACCAATAATTTGAAATGCCACTTGATTTACTACCTCTGCCATTACAGGGTTAACTTTACCAGGCATAATTGACGAACCCGGTTGAACTGGGGGAAGGTTTATCTCATTAAACCCACATTTAGGACCAGAAGCTAGTAGTCTTAGATCATTAGCTATTTTGGATAAGTTTACTGCACAAATTTTTAAAGCAGAGGAAACATGTACATAACTATCGGTATTTTGGGTTGCATCTACTAAATTTTCTGCTCCATATAAATCAAAACCAGTATTTTCCCTTAATTTTCGTACTACTAAATCTATATACTGAGGATCTGCATTTAGTCCCGTTCCAATGGCCGTTGCCCCCATATTAATTTCTTTTAATTCTTCTAAGGTATTTTTTATCCTTTTAATATCTCTAGATATTAGACGGGCATATGCACCAAACTCTTGACCAAGTCTAATAGGTACCGCGTCTTGTAAATGGGTCCTACCCATTTTTAATATACCATTAAATTCCTCTTCTTTTTCCTTTAAAGCATTTACTAAATTGTTCAAAGCTTGAACTACTCCATCTGC from the Anaerobranca californiensis DSM 14826 genome contains:
- the aspA gene encoding aspartate ammonia-lyase, producing the protein MASYRIEKDLLGEREIREDVYYGIQTQRALENFPITGYKPHKNLIIALAHIKKAAAQANYEVGRLNKKIADAIVMASDEILSGKFHDQFVVDVIQGGAGTSFNMNANEVIANRAIELLGGKKGDYLIVSPNTHVNMAQSTNDVFPTAIRLSCLSLADGVVQALNNLVNALKEKEEEFNGILKMGRTHLQDAVPIRLGQEFGAYARLISRDIKRIKNTLEELKEINMGATAIGTGLNADPQYIDLVVRKLRENTGFDLYGAENLVDATQNTDSYVHVSSALKICAVNLSKIANDLRLLASGPKCGFNEINLPPVQPGSSIMPGKVNPVMAEVVNQVAFQIIGNDHTISLASEAGQLELNVMEPVLTFNLLQSLEILRNVVTVFTEKCVKGITANIDRCQELVQKSIGIVTAINPHVGYETASQVAKEALATGRSVREIVLERGILTEEELEIILNPYEMTKPGIAGKELLDK